The Mesorhizobium sp. B2-8-5 genome segment GACCTCGGTGTCGGCGTCTACAAGGACATCGACGGCAGGACGCCGGTGATGCGCGCCGTGCGCGAGGCCGAGAAGCGGCTGCTGGCCAGCCAGGACACCAAGACCTATCTCGGCCTTGCCGGCGATACCGGCTTCAACGCCGCCATGATCAAGCTCGCCTTCGGCGAGAAGGCCGACCCTTCGCGCATCCGCGCGGCACAGGCGCCGGGCGGATCCGGCGCGCTCAGGCTGGTGGCGGAGCTTCTGCAGCGCACGCGTCCCGGCGCGACGGTCTGGCTGTCCGACCCGACCTGGCCGAACCATCTGCCGGTGATGCGCGCCGCCGGTCTGCAAGTCCGCGACTATCCTTATTTCGATGCTGCTTCCGGCGCTGTCCGCTTCGACGAGATGCTGGCGACGCTCAAGACGGCCAACAGCGGCGATGTCGTGCTGCTGCATGGCTGCTGCCACAACCCGACCGGCGCCAATCTCAATGCCGCGCAGTGGGCCAAGGTCGCCGATGTGCTGCTGGAGCGCGGTCTGCTGCCTTTCGTCGACATTGCCTACCAGGGCTTTGGCGAGGGCCTCGACGCCGACGCCGCCGGTCTGCAGCTCTTGGCCGGCAAGGTGCCGGAAATGGTCGTCGCCTCGAGCTGCTCGAAGAATTTCGCCGTCTATCGCGACCGCGTCGGCGCCGCGATGATCATGGCCAAGGACGGCGCCCAGGCGGACGTGGCGATGAGCCAGATGCTGGCGGCGGCGCGCGCGCTCTATTCGATGCCGCCGGACCATGGCGCGGCGGCCGTGCGCATGGTGCTGGAGGACGCCAGCCTGAGAAAGGATTGGGAGACGGAGCTCGAGGAGATGCGGCTGCGCATGCTCAGGCTGCGCGTCGCCTTCGCCGAAGCCCTCAGGCGTCAGTCCAACTCTGATCGCTTCGATTTCGTCGCCAGTCATCGCGGCATGTTTTCGCGGCTCGGCTTGACCGAGGCGCAAGTCGAACGCCTGCGCACTGAGCACGCCGTCTATATGGTCGGCGACAGCCGCATCAACGTGGCCGGCCTGCCGGAGGACGGCATGGACGATCTCGCCAAGGCGATCGTTTCGGTGCTTGACTGAGGCTGTGGACAACTCGTTTCGGTGTCCGGCCAGGATTGGTCGGACGCTGACCGCGGGATAGGCTCAATTCATGAAGCCCTCCAAGGACATTTCCCGGCTGATCGAGATCATGGCGGCGCTGCGAGCGCCGAAGACCGGCTGCCCCTGGGATATCGAGCAGAATTTTACGACCATCGCGCCCTACACGATCGAGGAGGCCTATGAAGTGGCCGACGCGATCGCGCGCGGCGATTTCGACGATCTGCGCGAGGAGCTGGGCGATCTGCTGCTGCAGGTCGTCTACCACGCGCAGATGGCCGAGGAGATCGGCGAGTTCGCTTTCGGCGATGTCGTCGAGGCCATCACCACCAAGATGATCAGCCGCCATCCGCACGTCTTCGGCGACGAGAAGGCGCGCAGCGCCGGCATGGCCAAGGGCATGTGGGAGAAGATCAAGACCGTAGAAAAGGCCGAGAAGCGCGACGCCCGCATCGCCCGCGGTCTCGACCCGGAAGATCACGGCAAAGGCTATCTCGACAGCGTGCCGGTCGCGCTCCCTGCCCTGACGCGCGCCCTGAAGCTGCAGGAGAAGGCAGCGCGCGTCGGCTTCGACTGGAGCGAGGCAGCCCCGATCCTCGACAAGATAGAGGAAGAGATCGGGGAATTGCGCGAGGCGCTCGCCACCGGTGACGCGGCTCCGATCAAGGACGAGTTCGGCGACATGCTGTTTGCCGTCGTCAATTTCGGCCGCCACCTCAAGCTCGATTCGGAAGCGGCGCTCAGCGGCACCAACGACAAGTTCCGCTCGCGCTTTCACTATGTCGAGCAAGCCTTGGAAGCTTCGGGCGGTTCACTGGAGAAGGCAACGCTCGACGAAATGGAAGCGCTCTGGCAGCAGGCCAAAAGCGCCAAGGAATCAGCCGATTAGCTGCCCTTGCGATGCAGGCGGCTCTCGATTTCCCGCCTGGCGCTATGCGTGGCCGTAAGCGAGAGGGTGACGCTGCCGTCCTCATTGTCGGTGCGCGAAACGACGTCGCCGTTGCGGTAGAGCCAGTCGACCTGGCCGAGCTGCGCCGGGCTCAACGTCACGGTCATCGTTTCCAGCTCGCCCGACACCCGCGTTTCGATGAGCGCTTTCAGCGTGTCCAGTCCTTCGCCGGTCACCGCTGAAATGGCTATCGGTGGAGACTTGCCGCTTGCCCCTTCGTCAAGCAGCCGCTCGCGATTGCCTTCGTCTAGGAGATCAATCTTGTTCCAGACCTCGATCACGCGGTTCGCGTCGGCGGCGTCGACGCCGAGATCGCCAAGGATGCGTTCGACGTCCTCAGCCTGGGCCGCCGTATCGGGATCGGAGATGTCGCGCAAATGCAGCACCAGATCCGCCTCGACCACCTCTTCCAGCGTTGCCCGGAAGGCCGCCACCAGATGCGTCGGAAGGTCGGAAATGAAGCCCACCGTGTCGGACAGGATGACCGGCGTGCCGTGCGGCAGCCGCACGCGCCGCAACGTCGGATCCAGCGTCGCGAACAGCATGTCCTCGGCCAGCACCCCTGCCCCGGTCAACCGGTTGAACAGCGTCGACTTGCCGGCATTGGTGTAGCCGACGATCGCCACCACCGGGAAAGGCACCTTCTTGCGCTTGGCGCGATGCAGGTCGCGTGTGCGCCGCACCGTTTCCAGCTCATGCTTCAGCTTGGTGATCTTGTCCTGCAGGATGCGACGGTCGGATTCGATCTGGGTTTCGCCGGGACCGCCGAGGAAGCCGGCGCCGCCGCGCTGCCGCTCGAGGTGAGTCCAGCTCCGCACCAGGCGGCCCTTCTGGTAGTTGAGATGGGCGAGTTCGACCTGCAGCGTGCCTTCCTTGGTGCGCGCCCGCTCGCCGAAGATCTCGAGGATGAGCCCGGTGCGATCGAGCACCTTGGCGTTCAGTTCCTTTTCGAGATTGCGCTGCTGCACCGGGGTCAGCGGATGGTCGACAATGACCAGTTCCGCCTTGCGTGCCTTCACGATATCCGCGAACTCGGCCACCTTGCCGCTGCCGAGCAGCGTGGCCGGCCGCGGATCGGCAACCGTCACCACCGCGGTGTGAACCGGGTTGAGATCGATGGCGCTGGCAAGGCCGACTGCTTCGTCGTGGCGTGCATCCGCCGAACGGCTCAGACGCGGGCGACTCGACTCATCGTCGCCGCGCGGCTGGCGGGTAAGCACCGGCACAATGACAACGGCCCGGGTCGGATCCTTGGATTCCGGCCCGAGTTGATGTCCTTGTTTCCCGCGAACGCTGCGGTCCGCGTCCTTATCACGTGCCAATCAGGCGCCCTGGCTTTCCTCGCCATCGAACATCTGAACCGGCTGGCTCGGCATGATCGTGGAAATGGCGTGCTTGTAGACGAGCTGGGAGTGCCCGTCACGCCGCAACAACACACAAAAATTGTCGAACGAAGTGACGACACCGGTCAGCTTCACGCCGTTGATGAGGAAGATGGTAAGTGGATTTTTGCTCTTGCGAACTGAATTCAGGAACAGGTCCTGAAGGTTTTGCGATCGTTCCGCCATTTTTCTTGTCTTTCGCCGATCCCCTTCGGTTTGCGGGCCAATGCGCCAAATTACGCGGCACCTGTCAAGCGAGCAAACCCCCTCTTGCCGACACAATGGCAAGCAGAATGAGATAGTTGAGGTTAATTCCAGTTGTGCGGTTATCAGGCTGGACTTTTTTCCGCAACGTCAAAAAAGGCCTGCCGCAACGAAAGTGTCATGGAACCAGGATGTCCATTTGCGATCGGCGCGCCGTCAATTTCGACCACCGGCATGGCGATTGTGGTCGCCGAACTGATGAACGCTTCCCTGGCCGCCTTGGCCTCGGTGACCGAAAAACCACGTTCTTCGATCTTGAGGCCGAGCTTTGCGGCGACGTCGAAAAGCGTCGTGCGGGTGATGCCGCGCAGGATGCCGTGCTCGGCCGGCCGGGTCACCAGGACGCCGTCCCGGGTGACGATCCAGGCGTTGGACGAGCCGCCTTCCTTGACGTTGCCGTCGGTGTCGACGAACCAGGCTTCCTGGGCGCCGGCTTCCTTGGCCTTCTGCTTGGCGAGCACATTGGGCAAGAGGCCCGTGCTCTTGATGTCGACGCGGTCCCAGCGATTCTCGGGCACCGTGATGACCTTGATGCCGGCTTCCACCCGCTTCGCCGCCGCGGCCGGATCGGCCTTTCTGGCGGTTATGACCAGGGAAGGCCTCGTGCCTGCCGGCGGAAACACGAACTCACGGCTGGCGACGCCGCGTGTCACCTGCACATAGACAAGGCCGTTGATGACGCCGTTGCGATTGACCACCTCGCGCAGCAGCATCGGCAGGACGCCTTCCGAGACCGGCCAGGCGATCGACAGTTCCTTGAGCGAGCGCTTGAGCCGGGCAAGATGGCGCGGCATATCGACGATATGGCCGCGCGCCACTTCGCAGACCTCATAGACGCCGTCCGCGAACTGGTAGCCACGGTCCTCAATATGGACGCTGGCTTGGGCATGGACGACATAGCGCCCGTTGACATAGGCAATGCGCGGCATGGGCATCCTCAGGGAAATATCAGGCTTTCTTAGGCGATTCCGCCCCCGCCGTAATGAACAATCGCGTGGGCCAAGCCGGCCCTGGCAAGCCGGCCCTGGGGAGTCTTACGCCGGACGGACA includes the following:
- a CDS encoding aromatic amino acid transaminase, which codes for MFETLQPAPADKILALIGLYRNDPRPGKVDLGVGVYKDIDGRTPVMRAVREAEKRLLASQDTKTYLGLAGDTGFNAAMIKLAFGEKADPSRIRAAQAPGGSGALRLVAELLQRTRPGATVWLSDPTWPNHLPVMRAAGLQVRDYPYFDAASGAVRFDEMLATLKTANSGDVVLLHGCCHNPTGANLNAAQWAKVADVLLERGLLPFVDIAYQGFGEGLDADAAGLQLLAGKVPEMVVASSCSKNFAVYRDRVGAAMIMAKDGAQADVAMSQMLAAARALYSMPPDHGAAAVRMVLEDASLRKDWETELEEMRLRMLRLRVAFAEALRRQSNSDRFDFVASHRGMFSRLGLTEAQVERLRTEHAVYMVGDSRINVAGLPEDGMDDLAKAIVSVLD
- the mazG gene encoding nucleoside triphosphate pyrophosphohydrolase, coding for MKPSKDISRLIEIMAALRAPKTGCPWDIEQNFTTIAPYTIEEAYEVADAIARGDFDDLREELGDLLLQVVYHAQMAEEIGEFAFGDVVEAITTKMISRHPHVFGDEKARSAGMAKGMWEKIKTVEKAEKRDARIARGLDPEDHGKGYLDSVPVALPALTRALKLQEKAARVGFDWSEAAPILDKIEEEIGELREALATGDAAPIKDEFGDMLFAVVNFGRHLKLDSEAALSGTNDKFRSRFHYVEQALEASGGSLEKATLDEMEALWQQAKSAKESAD
- the hflX gene encoding GTPase HflX, producing the protein MARDKDADRSVRGKQGHQLGPESKDPTRAVVIVPVLTRQPRGDDESSRPRLSRSADARHDEAVGLASAIDLNPVHTAVVTVADPRPATLLGSGKVAEFADIVKARKAELVIVDHPLTPVQQRNLEKELNAKVLDRTGLILEIFGERARTKEGTLQVELAHLNYQKGRLVRSWTHLERQRGGAGFLGGPGETQIESDRRILQDKITKLKHELETVRRTRDLHRAKRKKVPFPVVAIVGYTNAGKSTLFNRLTGAGVLAEDMLFATLDPTLRRVRLPHGTPVILSDTVGFISDLPTHLVAAFRATLEEVVEADLVLHLRDISDPDTAAQAEDVERILGDLGVDAADANRVIEVWNKIDLLDEGNRERLLDEGASGKSPPIAISAVTGEGLDTLKALIETRVSGELETMTVTLSPAQLGQVDWLYRNGDVVSRTDNEDGSVTLSLTATHSARREIESRLHRKGS
- the hfq gene encoding RNA chaperone Hfq, encoding MAERSQNLQDLFLNSVRKSKNPLTIFLINGVKLTGVVTSFDNFCVLLRRDGHSQLVYKHAISTIMPSQPVQMFDGEESQGA
- a CDS encoding D-amino-acid transaminase; this translates as MPRIAYVNGRYVVHAQASVHIEDRGYQFADGVYEVCEVARGHIVDMPRHLARLKRSLKELSIAWPVSEGVLPMLLREVVNRNGVINGLVYVQVTRGVASREFVFPPAGTRPSLVITARKADPAAAAKRVEAGIKVITVPENRWDRVDIKSTGLLPNVLAKQKAKEAGAQEAWFVDTDGNVKEGGSSNAWIVTRDGVLVTRPAEHGILRGITRTTLFDVAAKLGLKIEERGFSVTEAKAAREAFISSATTIAMPVVEIDGAPIANGHPGSMTLSLRQAFFDVAEKSPA